A single window of Ananas comosus cultivar F153 unplaced genomic scaffold, ASM154086v1, whole genome shotgun sequence DNA harbors:
- the LOC109705562 gene encoding vegetative cell wall protein gp1-like, producing MQTLTLAPAAPPATSISLPCPRRQHPSRRRAPPTAGVSYIVFSLHLLSHTSTTFNRRPPRAFLSLWPLSGVTLDPQRQSPPVAVVPTSRGCRLLSLRPLQVSPGRGASAPFLRRCRRRHLGSAEPPSPGALATSPVACRRRRAPPSRCCRPASSLGELGPSWACRHPFTQSRLGATPTMTPATLRHPRPRPKRSPPPPHALGAAAATLNPSRARVAAPELRAAAAVARHLPPPPTPGGPSPLIGVAPRLPSPEKPSPSSSLLVRARASQHASPAASRRHLVLAATSPHRPHFPAAGAPTAESGKLS from the coding sequence atgcaaaccctaaccctagccccagCTGCGCCCCCagccacctccatctccctTCCCTGCCCTCGCCGCCAGCACCCCAGCCGCCGGCGCGCGCCTCCAACCGCCGGAGTCAGCTACATTGTCTTCTCTCTCCATCTTCTCAGCCATACCTCCACCACTTTTAACCGTAGACCACCCAGGGCATTCCTCTCCCTCTGGCCCCTCTCCGGCGTCACCCTTGATCCTCAACGACAGTCCCCGCCGGTCGCCGTTGTCCCTACGAGCCGCGGCTGCCGCCTCCTTAGCTTGCGGCCACTCCAGGTCAGCCCGGGCCGAGGAGCTTCAGCTCCCTTCttgcgccgctgccgccgccgccaccttgggTCGGCCGAGCCGCCCTCCCCCGGAGCCCTGGCGACCTCCCCCGTTgcctgccgccgtcgccgagcgcCACCGTCGCGTTGCTGCCGCCCTGCGAGCTCCCTGGGAGAGCTCGGGCCGAGCTGGGCTTGCCGCCATCCCTTCACACAATCGCGGCTTGGAGCCACACCGACGATGACTCCCGCGACCCTCCGGCACCCTAGACCCCGGCCGAAGcggtcaccgccgccgccgcacgccTTGGGAGCCGCTGCGGCGACCCTCAATCCGAGTCGAGCTCGGGTGGCCGCACCCGAgctgcgggccgccgccgccgttgcccgccacctccctcctcctcctaccCCGGGAGGGCCCTCGCCGCTGATCGGTGTCGCCCCGAGGTTGCCGTCGCCGGAGAAGCCGAGCCCGAGCTCCTCTCTCCTCGTGCGGGCTAGGGCATCGCAACATGCTTCTCCGGCTGCCTCCCGCCGGCATCTAGTGTTAGCAGCGACCTCCCCCCACCGGCCGCACTTTCCTGCTGCCGGCGCTCCCACCGCAGAGTCCGGTAAGCTTAGTTAA